The Nostoc sp. 'Lobaria pulmonaria (5183) cyanobiont' DNA window TTCGATATCAAATGAAAGAAGGATATCAACTTGCATTCTTGGAAGTAGAAAAGCAAGCTGTAGCGATCGCTGGATTTCGCATTTCTAGTTGTTTAGCATTGGAAAAGTTTTTATACATTGATGATTTAGTTGTTGATGAGTTGAAGCGATCGCATAGCTATGGTCAACAGTTATTTCAGTGGCTAATTGAATATGCCAGAAATCATGAGTGTAAACACTTGAGTCTGGATTCTGGTGTTCAGCGA harbors:
- a CDS encoding GNAT family N-acetyltransferase, whose protein sequence is MSIQLAESDFQILGCFPVISQLRPHLEQTKFVEQVRYQMKEGYQLAFLEVEKQAVAIAGFRISSCLALEKFLYIDDLVVDELKRSHSYGQQLFQWLIEYARNHECKHLSLDSGVQRFAAHRFYLMQRMSITSHHFSMKL